A window of the Fusarium poae strain DAOMC 252244 chromosome 3, whole genome shotgun sequence genome harbors these coding sequences:
- a CDS encoding hypothetical protein (TransMembrane:7 (o53-71i87-108o114-136i148-169o191-215i227-246o261-279i)~BUSCO:42916at5125) → MGSTEFGNFHDFCRDSTLPVCNLLSPKHDQNGEWGGCELTGISLSGGRHLGNLGSILLAGIAIATAGFLLLRSEKKRAAVGRREMQLFLIGYIIISICEIFSVGEFPLNSTVRVAFSAIHIGMIIATCWILMLNAVVGYQIIDDGTPLSIALIVISAAVLLIGTGYIALDTGFSWTGYWDSSYDGPRNRNVALYVLYQLVPLIFLVAYFVLEAILVVRILGETRPMIYLAAAALLFAIGQVFNYAVSKYICDGTSGKIDGSLFQTLFTLLSVIMVWVFWSSITEDDWPMPVTNTYP, encoded by the exons CTTCTGTCTCCGAAACACGACCAGAATGGTGAATGGGGAGGATGTGAACTCACAGGTATCTCTCTGAGCGGGGGACGGCATCTCGGAAACTTGGGTTCTATCCTCCTTGCTGGCATTGCCATTGCCACCGCCGGCTTTCTCCTGCTGCGATCAGAGAAGAAGCGAGCAGCTGTTGGTCGAAGGGAGATGCAGTTATTCCTCATTGgctacatcatcatcagcataTGCGAGATCTTTTCTGTCGGAGAGTTTCCTCTCAACAGCACTGTTAGAGTT GCTTTCTCCGCCATCCACATCGGCATGATCATTGCCACATGTTGGATTCTAATGCTCAATGCTGTAGTAGGCTACCAGATCATCGACGACGGTACCCCTCTCTCGATCGCCCTCATTGTCATTTCGGCTGCTGTTCTACTTATTGGAACTGGTTATATCGCCCTCGACACTGGCTTCTCGTGGACTGGCTACTGGGACTCGAGCTATGATGGCCCTAGGAACCGAAACGTCGCCCTTTACGTCCTTTATCAGCTTGTTCCCTTGATCTTCCTCGTCGCCTATTTTGTCCTCGAGGCCATCCTTGTTGTCCGAATTCTCGGCGAGACGCGCCCTATGATTTACCTGGCCGCCGCGGCGCTCCTTTTTGCTATCGGACAGGTTTTCAACTACGCCGTCAGCAAGTACATATGCGACGGAACAAGCGGAAAGATCGACGGTTCTCTTTTCCAAACCCTCTTCACTCTGCTTTCAGTTATCATGGTCTGGGTCTTTTGGTCCAGCATCACCGAGGACGACTGGCCGATGCCTGTCACCAACACCTACCCTTAA
- a CDS encoding hypothetical protein (BUSCO:26826at5125), with translation MADSDGEYVGDMSDDDLMDHRVTNDDPQAPKGKSSKSRKGDAARAWEVSKRTWETGLPEEDQDGVLSLNVLEAEKRKRLLRDTTPLQRGIIRHMVLVLDMSFAMTEKDLLPTRYRLTLSYAVAFVREFFEQNPISQLGIIGMRDGVAIRVSDVGGNPAEHLDKLKGLESQDPQGNPSLQNALEMCRGALFHAPSHGTREVLIIYGALLSSDPGDIHETIGNLITDRIRVSIVGLSAHLAICADLCSRTNAGDESQYNIAMDEVHFRELFLAATTPPVTRTAEQSTASLLMMGFPSRTLVPNGTTSYCACHNQSCREGYLCTRCGARVCRIPAECPSCDLTLILSTHLARSYHHLFPLRNWIEVPWAKATTSAACFSCLAPFPEPPKNKGHNKTKEDSGVPKTAKGVSESGRYACEVCEQHFCIDCDVFAHEVVHNCPGCQSLVSKTDGAAAPRETNGTTAHTNGDVTMT, from the exons ATGGCCGACTCAGATGGCGAGTATGTCGGCGATATGTCGGACGACGACCTCATGGACCACCGCGTTACCAACGACGACCCCCAAGCCCCGAAAGGCAAATCCTCGAAATCAAGAAAAGGCGACGCAGCTAGAGCTTGGGAAGTATCCAAACGAACCTGGGAGACAGGCCTACCAGAGGAGGACCAAGATGGAGTCCTGAGTCTCAACGTACTCGAGGccgagaagcgaaagcgACTACTACGCGACACAACACCGCTACAGAGAGGAATCATTCGTCACATGGTACTTGTGCTGGACATGTCGTTTGCTATGACAGAAAAAGACCTTCTACCGACGAGATACCGTCTTACTTTGAGTTATGCAGTTGCTTTTGTACGGGAGTTCTTTGAGCAGAACCCTATTTCACAGCTGGGCATTATTGGTATGCGCGATGGCGTTGCTATCAGAGTCAGCGACGTGGGAGGAAACCCAGCAGAACATTTGGACAAGCTGAAGGGATTGGAGAGTCAAGATCCTCAGGGAAACCCAAGTTTACAGAACGCTCTCGAGATGTGTCGAGGAGCTCTGTT CCATGCGCCCTCCCACGGCACACGAGAAGTCCTTATTATCTACGGCGCCCTATTATCGAGTGACCCCGGCGATATCCACGAGACCATCGGAAACCTCATCACAGACCGAATACGCGTTTCCATTGTCGGATTGTCCGCCCATCTAGCCATCTGCGCAGACCTGTGCTCACGAACAAATGCCGGCGATGAGTCACAATACAATATCGCAATGGACGAGGTTCACTTCCGCGAGCTTTTCCTCGCAGCCACAACGCCTCCGGTAACGCGCACGGCCGAGCAGAGTACAGCCAGCCTGCTTATGATGGGTTTCCCATCTCGGACGCTGGTTCCAAACGGGACGACGAGTTACTGCGCCTGTCACAATCAGTCTTGCCGTGAGGGCTATCTTTGCACCCGTTGTGGCGCTCGCGTATGCCGTATCCCCGCTGAGTGTCCATCGTGTGATCTCACGCTTATTCTGTCAACGCATCTGGCCCGATCTTACCATCATCTTTTTCCGCTACGGAACTGGATCGAAGTACCCTGGGCCAAAGCCACCACCTCAGCAGCCTGCTTCTCATGTCTTGCGCCTTTTCCCGAACCACCGAAGAACAAAGGGCATAACAAGACCAAAGAAGACAGTGGCGTGCCAAAGACAGCTAAAGGCGTCAGTGAGAGCGGCCGCTACGCATGTGAAGTTTGCGAGCAACACTTCTGTATCGACTGTGATGTCTTTGCCCACGAGGTCGTTCACAACTGTCCAGGTTGCCAAAGTTTAGTATCAAAGACTGATGGTGCCGCTGCACCGCGTGAAACGAATGGTACGACTGCGCATACCAATGGCGATGTTACCATGACATGA
- a CDS encoding hypothetical protein (BUSCO:27925at5125), whose product MSPSAITNSPPQQAAQPTTIPIASSLDQADNTFAVQPPPNFTGYDHITWWVGNAKQAASYYTNLFGFKPIAYKGLETGSRYFASYVIENNGVRFVFTSPLRSEAHLPDDEPISKSDRKLLKEMYAHLERHGDAVKDVAFEVENVEGVYNKAVQEGAIAVQDPKVSKDKEHGAVSTAVICTYGDTTHTLISRQNYTGPFLPGYRAWKKHTATVTLPEVPLVRIDHCVGNQSWNEMDSACAFYEQCLSFHRFWSVDDSQICTEFSALSSVVMASPNNVVKMPINEPAMGKKKSQIEEYVIFNSGPGVQHIALLTHDIIGAVTALRARGVDFIDVPSTYYTNMRHRLKTERRNWELKEEFETLERLNILIDYDEGGYLLQLFTKPLMDRPTVFIEIIQREEFDGFGAGNFKSLFEAIEREQAERGNL is encoded by the coding sequence ATGTCCCCTTCTGCCATCACCAACTCGCCTCCTCAGCAGGCTGCCCAGCCTACTACTATTCCCATTGCCTCTTCTCTCGATCAAGCCGACAACACCTTTGCGGTTCAGCCGCCCCCCAACTTCACGGGATATGACCACATAACCTGGTGGGTTGGCAATGCCAAGCAGGCTGCCTCCTATTATACCAACCTCTTTGGCTTCAAGCCCATCGCTTACAAGGGTCTCGAGACTGGAAGCCGGTACTTTGCATCATATGTGATTGAGAACAACGGCGTTCGCTTTGTCTTCACGTCGCCTCTACGATCTGAAGCTCACCTCCCTGATGATGAACCCATCTCCAAGTCAGACCGAAAGCTCCTCAAGGAGATGTATGCTCATCTGGAACGCCATGGTGATGCCGTAAAAGATGTAGCTTTTGAGGTCGAGAACGTCGAGGGAGTTTACAACAAGGCTGTCCAAGAGGGAGCCATTGCTGTCCAAGACCCCAAGGTCAGTAAGGACAAGGAGCATGGCGCCGTCTCGACAGCTGTCATCTGCACATACGGTGACACCACCCACACCCTTATTTCTCGGCAGAACTATACTGGGCCTTTCCTCCCCGGTTACCGTGCTTGGAAGAAGCACACTGCTACTGTGACTCTTCCTGAAGTCCCCCTGGTCCGTATCGACCACTGTGTCGGAAACCAGTCTTGGAACGAGATGGACTCGGCTTGCGCCTTCTACGAGCAGTGTCTTTCATTCCACCGCTTCTGGTCTGTGGATGACTCCCAGATTTGTACCGAGTTTTCGGCTCTGAGCTCCGTTGTCATGGCTTCTCCCAACAATGTTGTGAAGATGCCCATCAACGAACCTGCTAtgggcaagaagaagtctcAGATTGAGGAGTATGTCATCTTCAACTCTGGTCCTGGTGTTCAGCACATCGCCCTTCTTACCCATGATATCATTGGTGCTGTCACAGCTCTCCGTGCCCGTGGTGTTGACTTCATCGACGTCCCCTCAACATATTATACCAACATGCGTCACCGTCTCAAGACTGAGCGTCGCAACTGGGAGCTTAAGGAAGAGTTTGAGACTCTCGAGCGTCTGAACATCCTGATTGACTACGATGAGGGTGGCTATCTGCTACAACTCTTCACCAAGCCTCTCATGGACCGACCCACGGTCTTCATTGAGATCATCCAGCGCGAGGAATTCGATGGTTTCGGCGCTGGCAACTTTAAGAGCTTGTTCGAGGCTATTGAGCGTGAGCAAGCTGAGCGTGGTAACCTGTAA